A single window of Vigna unguiculata cultivar IT97K-499-35 chromosome 1, ASM411807v1, whole genome shotgun sequence DNA harbors:
- the LOC114177338 gene encoding serine/threonine-protein kinase BRI1-like 1, with the protein MKRAKPYLTRNMSWSPREEPPTVVIVSSLLLIIALFVTVTIAEAESETASTSHDDALLLLRFKQFHVSSDPRGFLSDWLPHAPSPCAWRGVTCSPEPRRVTAIDLAGADLSGTLHLPTLTSLPSLSTLLLRGNSFSAFNLSVSPFCSLQTLDLSLNNFSGKFPFANLTPCNRLAYLNLSNNLITAGLGPGPGSGLSLAQLDLSRNLVSDVNLLVSALASSALVYLNFSDNRLAGQLSGSLVSRSANLSTLDLSYNLLSGSVPPQLVNDAVRVLDFSFNNFSRLDFASCGSLTRLSFSRNALSGDEFPRGLSSCDRLEVLDLSRNEFVAEIPGEILRSLRSLKSLFLDRNKFSGEIPSELGSLCGSLVELDLSENKLSGELPLSFVNCSSLRSLNLARNYLSGNFLVSVVSKLQSLEYLNAAFNNLTGQVPLSLVNLKRLRVLDLSSNRLNGNVPSFFCPSELEKLILAGNYFSGTVPSQLGDCKNLRTVDFSFNSLNGSIPWEVWALPNLSDLIMWANNLTGEIPEGICVKGGNLETLILNNNFISGSIPKSIANCTNMIWVSLASNRLTGTIPSGIGKLNALAILQLGNNSLSGRIPPEIGKCGKLIWLDLNSNNLTGNIPFELADQAGLVIPGKVSGKQFAFVRNEGGTSCRGAGGLVEFEDIRTERLEGFPMVHSCPLTRIYSGWTVYTFSSNGSMIYLDLSYNLLSGTIPGNMGGMAYLQVLNLGHNRLSGNIPDSFGGLKAIGVLDLSHNSLNGSIPGSLESLSFLSDLDVSNNNLTGSIPSGGQLTTFPASRYENNSGLCGLPLPSCSALKNRSVGVGGWKKKQPVAAGVVIGLLCFLLFALGLVLALYRVRKSQRKEEIREKYIESLPTSGSSSWKLSSFPEPLSINVATFEKPLRKLTFAHLLEATNGFSAESLIGSGGFGEVYKAKLKDGCVVAIKKLIHVTGQGDREFMAEMETIGKIKHRNLVQLLGYCKVGEERLLVYEFMKWGSLEAVLHERAKGGGSNLDWGARKKIAIGSARGLAFLHHSCIPHIIHRDMKSSNILLDENFEARVSDFGMARLVNALDTHLTVSTLAGTPGYVPPEYYQSFRCTAKGDVYSYGVILLELLSGRRPIDSSEFGDDNNLVGWSKKLYKEKRINEILDPDLIVQTSGESELFQYLRIAFECLDERPYRRPTMIQVMAMFKELQVDTDNDTLDSFSLRDSVIDEA; encoded by the coding sequence ATGAAAAGAGCGAAACCATACCTCACGAGGAACATGTCGTGGTCACCACGAGAAGAACCACCAACAGTAGTAATTGTTAGCTCCCTTCTTCTGATTATTGCGTTATTCGTTACAGTAACAATCGCAGAAGCAGAATCAGAAACAGCATCAACCTCCCACGACGACGCGCTTCTCCTCCTCCGCTTCAAGCAGTTCCACGTTTCCTCCGACCCCCGCGGCTTCCTCTCCGACTGGCTCCCCCACGCGCCGTCCCCCTGCGCGTGGCGCGGCGTCACCTGCTCGCCCGAGCCACGCCGCGTCACCGCCATCGACCTCGCCGGCGCCGACCTCTCCGGCACCCTCCACCTCCCCACACTCACGTCCCTCCCCTCGCTAAGCACCCTCCTCCTGCGTGGTAACTCCTTCTCCGCTTTCAATCTCAGCGTTTCGCCGTTTTGCTCGCTTCAAACACTCGACCTCTCTCTCAACAACTTCTCCGGCAAGTTTCCTTTCGCAAACCTAACTCCATGTAACCGCCTCGCTTACTTAAACCTCTCGAATAATCTCATCACCGCTGGGCTCGGCCCTGGGCCTGGCTCTGGGCTTTCCCTGGCCCAACTCGACCTGTCCAGAAACCTCGTCTCCGACGTGAACCTTCTCGTGTCCGCTCTCGCGAGCTCCGCTCTCGTTTATCTGAACTTCTCCGACAACAGACTCGCGGGTCAACTCAGCGGGTCGCTCGTTTCTCGAAGCGCGAACCTCTCCACCTTGGACCTCTCCTACAACCTTCTCTCCGGGTCGGTGCCGCCTCAGCTCGTGAATGACGCCGTTCGGGTTCTCGATTTCTCGTTCAACAACTTCTCGCGGCTGGATTTCGCCTCGTGCGGGAGCCTGACGCGGTTGAGCTTCTCGCGCAATGCGCTCTCCGGGGACGAGTTTCCGCGCGGGTTGAGCAGCTGCGATAGGCTCGAGGTTCTGGATCTTTCTCGCAATGAGTTCGTAGCCGAGATTCCCGGGGAGATTCTTCGGAGTTTGAGGAGCTTGAAGTCTCTGTTTCTCGACCGCAACAAATTCTCCGGCGAGATTCCGAGCGAGCTCGGAAGCCTCTGTGGAAGTCTCGTGGAACTTGATCTCTCCGAGAACAAGCTTTCTGGTGAGTTGCCTTTGAGCTTCGTGAACTGTTCTTCTCTGCGGAGTTTGAACCTCGCGAGGAACTATCTCTCTGGGAACTTCCTCGTGTCCGTGGTTAGCAAGCTTCAGAGTCTTGAGTATCTGAACGCCGCGTTTAATAACCTAACGGGACAGGTTCCGTTGTCGCTTGTTAACCTGAAACGGCTTCGGGTGCTTGACTTGAGCTCGAACCGGTTAAACGGCAATGTTCCGTCGTTCTTTTGCCCTTCCGAGTTGGAGAAGTTGATCCTGGCGGGCAATTACTTTTCCGGGACGGTGCCGTCACAGCTCGGTGATTGTAAGAATTTGAGAACCGTTGATTTCAGCTTTAACAGCTTGAACGGTTCGATTCCGTGGGAGGTTTGGGCTTTGCCCAACCTCTCTGATTTGATTATGTGGGCGAATAATCTCACTGGGGAAATCCCAGAAGGAATTTGTGTTAAAGGAGGGAACTTGGAGACTTTGATTCTCAACAATAACTTCATTTCTGGGTCAATTCCAAAGTCAATTGCCAATTGCACCAACATGATATGGGTGTCGCTGGCGAGCAACAGGTTGACCGGAACGATACCTTCTGGGATTGGGAAATTGAACGCATTGGCGATTCTCCAGCTGGGGAACAACTCGCTGAGTGGGAGGATTCCACCGGAGATAGGCAAGTGTGGGAAGTTGATATGGTTAGATTTGAATAGCAATAACCTAACTGGGAATATCCCGTTTGAGCTTGCTGATCAAGCCGGATTGGTTATCCCGGGCAAGGTTTCAGGGAAGCAGTTTGCGTTTGTGAGGAACGAGGGTGGGACTAGTTGCAGGGGTGCTGGTGGGTTGGTTGAGTTTGAGGATATCAGAACGGAGAGGCTTGAAGGTTTTCCCATGGTGCATTCGTGCCCATTGACGCGGATTTACTCCGGTTGGACCGTGTATACTTTTTCTTCCAATGGGAGCATGATCTACCTTGACCTTTCCTACAACTTGTTGTCTGGGACTATTCCTGGGAATATGGGTGGCATGGCCTATTTGCAGGTGTTGAATTTGGGGCACAATAGGCTGAGTGGGAACATTCCAGATAGTTTTGGTGGTTTGAAAGCAATTGGGGTGCTTGATCTGTCACATAATAGTCTCAATGGATCCATCCCTGGTTCATTGGAGAGCCTTTCTTTTCTCAGTGACCTTGACGTCTCTAATAATAATCTCACCGGCTCCATTCCTTCTGGAGGTCAGTTGACTACTTTTCCAGCTTCTAGATACGAGAACAACTCTGGCCTTTGTGGCCTGCCGCTGCCATCGTGTAGTGCTTTGAAGAACCGCTCAGTGGGTGTTGGGGGTTGGAAGAAGAAGCAGCCTGTAGCAGCTGGGGTTGTCATTGGTTTGCTTTGCTTCCTCTTGTTTGCGCTTGGGCTTGTGTTGGCTTTGTACAGGGTGAGAAAGTCTCAGAGGAAGGAGGAGATTAGAGAAAAGTATATAGAGAGTCTTCCCACTTCGGGGAGCAGTAGTTGGAAGCTTTCCAGCTTTCCTGAGCCTCTGAGCATCAATGTTGCCACCTTTGAGAAGCCACTGCGGAAGCTGACGTTCGCACATCTTCTCGAGGCTACTAATGGTTTCAGTGCTGAGAGTTTGATTGGCTCTGGGGGATTTGGTGAAGTGTACAAGGCTAAGCTGAAAGATGGCTGTGTTGTTGCCATCAAGAAGCTCATTCATGTGACGGGTCAGGGAGATAGGGAGTTCATGGCTGAGATGGAAACTATTGGGAAGATTAAGCATAGGAACCTGGTTCAGCTGCTGGGTTACTGTAAAGTTGGGGAGGAGAGGCTTCTTGTGTACGAGTTCATGAAATGGGGAAGTCTTGAGGCTGTTTTACATGAAAGGGCAAAAGGAGGAGGTTCAAATCTTGATTGGGGTGCAAGAAAAAAGATTGCCATTGGGTCAGCAAGAGGTCTTGCATTTCTTCATCATAGTTGCATTCCTCACATTATACACAGGGACATGAAGTCCAGCAACATTCTACTTGATGAAAATTTCGAGGCTAGAGTTTCTGATTTTGGCATGGCAAGATTGGTCAATGCCCTCGATACTCATCTAACTGTCAGCACACTTGCCGGAACACCAGGTTATGTACCCCCTGAGTACTACCAGAGTTTTCGATGTACAGCTAAAGGGGATGTCTATAGCTATGGTGTCATACTGCTTGAGCTTCTATCTGGTAGAAGGCCAATCGACTCTTCCGAGTTTGGTGATGACAACAATCTTGTTGGTTGGTCTAAGAAGCTTTACAAAGAGAAGAGAATTAATGAAATACTTGATCCTGATTTAATTGTGCAAACATCTGGTGAAAGTGAACTATTTCAATATTTGAGAATTGCCTTTGAGTGTCTAGATGAGAGGCCCTACCGTCGGCCGACCATGATACAAGTGATGGCCATGTTCAAAGAGCTTCAGGTTGACACAGATAATGATACGCTTGATAGCTTCTCTCTGAGAGACAGTGTCATTGATGAAGCATGA
- the LOC114182660 gene encoding probable WRKY transcription factor 2: protein MAGIDDNVALSGDWGLASPSPRTFFSRMLEEENVTRSISEHSGSGRTGEFFSGPHEPSETGKGNMQDAAQDGDSVAQLSFQTEQKPNSRGGLVERMAARAGFNAPRLNTEGIRSTDLSLNSDIQSPYLTIPPGLSPTTLLDSPVFLANSLAQPSPTTGKFLFMSNGNMRHSELSSDAPEKCKNNGFDDIYTSSFAFKPATDSGSSFYHGAGRKINPTTLPQQSHPGIEVSAQSENSFHSQSVDAVKVQTENKNGLHLQADFAESPPEKDIKMFRADQRAFDAVGGGIEHSTPVEEHGDEEGDQRGNGDSVTGGVGGAPSDDGYNWRKYGQKQVKGSEYPRSYYKCTHPNCQVKKKVERSHEGHITEIIYKGTHNHPKPPPSRRSGIGSVNPHTDMQVDNPEHVELHNGGDGDIGWGNVQKGNIVGAANWKHENLETTSSASIGPEYCNQSTNLQTQNGGTLNDSGEAVDASSTFSNEEDEDDQGTHGSVSLGYDGEGDESESKRRKLESYADLSGATRAIREPRVVVQTTSEVDILDDGYRWRKYGQKVVKGNPNPRSYYKCTNAGCTVRKHVERASHDLKSVITTYEGKHNHDVPAARASSHVNANASNANQASGVLHSHVHRPEPSQVHNGMGRLERPSLGSFNLPGRQQLAHSHGFSFGMNQPMLSNLAMSGLGHMQAKLPVMPVHPFLAQQQQQNPSNDYGFMMPKGEPNVEAIPEHVGGLNLPNGSSVYQEIMSRMPLGPHM from the exons ATGGCTGGGATTGATGATAATGTTGCCCTTTCTGGCGATTGGGGTCTTGCTAGCCCAAGTCCAAGAACATTTTTCTCTAGAATGTTGGAGGAAGAAAATGTAACAAGATCAATCTCAGAGCATTCTGGGAGTGGTAGAACTGGGGAATTCTTTTCAGGACCACATGAGCCTAGTGAAACAGGAAAGGGAAACATGCAGGATGCAGCACAAGATGGAGATTCTGTAGCCCAATTGAGTTTTCAGACTGAGCAAAAGCCTAACTCCAGAGGTGGTCTTGTGGAAAGAATGGCTGCTAGAGCTGGATTTAATGCTCCTAGGTTGAACACTGAAGGCATTAGATCTACTGATCTTTCACTCAATTCTGACATTCAGTCTCCTTACTTGACCATCCCACCAGGTCTCAGTCCTACTACACTTTTAGATTCTCCAGTGTTCCTTGCAAATTCACTG GCACAGCCATCTCCAACAACTGGAAAGTTTCTGTTTATGTCAAATGGCAACATGCGGCACTCAGAATTATCATCTGATGCTccagaaaaatgtaaaaataatggcTTTGATGATATCTATACATCATCCTTTGCTTTCAAGCCTGCAACAGACTCAGGCTCCTCTTTCTATCATGGTGCTGGAAGAAAA ATAAATCCAACTACACTTCCTCAACaatcccatcctggtattgAGGTTTCAGCTCAGTCAGAAAATTCTTTTCATTCTCAAAGTGTCGATGCTGTCAAAGTTCAAACTGAGAACAAAAATGGTCTTCATCTTCAGGCAGACTTTGCCGAATCGCCTCCTGAAAAGGATATTAAAATGTTTCGAGCTGATCAAAGGGCTTTTGATGCTGTTGGTGGTGGCATTGAACATTCTACCCCAGTTGAAGAGCATGGAGATGAAGAAGGAGATCAGAGAGGCAATGGAGATTCAGTGACTGGTGGCGTTGGGGGTGCACCATCTGATGATGGATATAACTGGAGAAAATATGGCCAAAAACAAGTGAAAGGCAGCGAGTACCCTCGAAGTTACTACAAGTGCACACATCCAAACTGTCAAGTTAAGAAGAAAGTAGAACGATCCCATGAAGGCCACATAACTGAGATCATCTACAAGGGAACACACAACCATCCAAAACCTCCTCCAAGTCGCCGATCAGGTATAGGTTCGGTTAACCCTCACACTGACATGCAAGTTGACAACCCTGAACATGTTGAACTACACAATGGTGGTGACGGCGACATCGGCTGGGGTAATGTGCAAAAGGGAAACATAGTTGGAGCTGCTAACTGGAAGCATGAAAACCTTGAAACAACATCATCAGCGTCTATTGGCCCCGAGTACTGCAACCAGTCCACCAATTTGCAGACGCAAAATGGTGGTACTCTCAATGATTCAGGAGAGGCAGTTGATGCCTCGTCTACTTTTTCTaacgaagaagatgaagatgatcaAGGCACTCATGGTAGTGTATCATTAGGTTATGATGGGGAAGGAGATGAATCAGAGTCTAAGAGAAG GAAACTGGAATCATATGCTGACCTGAGTGGAGCTACTAGAGCCATCCGTGAGCCTAGAGTTGTTGTACAAACTACCAGTGAGGTAGATATCCTCGATGATGGTTATCGGTGGCGCAAGTATGGACAAAAAGTTGTCAAAGGAAATCCCAACCCAAG GAGTTACTACAAGTGCACAAATGCAGGCTGCACAGTAAGGAAACATGTGGAGAGAGCATCACACGATCTTAAATCCGTGATCACCACTTATGAGGGAAAGCACAACCATGATGTTCCTGCTGCTCGTGCCAGCAGCCATGTCAATGCTAATGCTTCCAATGCCAACCAAGCTTCCGGTGTTCTTCACAGCCATGTTCATAGACCTGAACCATCACAAGTACACAATGGCATGGGAAGGCTTGAGAGGCCGTCCCTAGGCTCGTTTAACCTACCCGGAAGACAGCAGCTAGCTCATTCCCACGGCTTCTCCTTCGGCATGAACCAACCGATGCTATCAAATCTGGCAATGTCAGGGTTAGGCCACATGCAAGCCAAGCTCCCTGTCATGCCTGTTCATCCATTCTTGGCACAGCAACAACAGCAAAATCCTTCAAACGATTACGGTTTCATGATGCCAAAGGGAGAGCCAAATGTGGAGGCTATTCCTGAACATGTTGGTGGCCTTAACCTGCCAAATGGCTCATCAGTGTACCAAGAAATCATGAGTCGCATGCCCCTTGGACCTCACATGTAA
- the LOC114194671 gene encoding immune-associated nucleotide-binding protein 9-like → MAQIKEKTLVLVGRTGNGKSATGNIILGERHFESRTGASGVTRVSEMRKTTTKDGQIINIIDTPGLFDGTKAVGDEIVKCIDMAKDGIHAVVLVYSCRARFSEEEHATFLTLKTLFGEKIVDYMILVFTGKDDLKADRQTFEDYLANQPEKTLQDIIVSCGNRKVLFNNRTTDENKRWKQVQQLLNLVDGVILKNEGQPFTNEMFKRLKERATATEKAETARMKRRLQRGYDIMLERMAREMKSKLEEELGKLRQLLEEEKSARRAAEENYKSFQISSNKEIQKLRWDLHQANSKCAIL, encoded by the exons ATGGCACAAATTAAGGAAAAGACACTAGTTTTAGTTGGACGCACCGGTAATGGAAAAAGTGCAACAGGAAATATTATTCTTGGAGAAAGACACTTTGAGTCAAGGACGGGTGCATCTGGTGTAACAAGGGTTTCTGAAATGCGAAAAACGACTACAAAAGATGgacaaattattaatattattgatacTCCag gactATTTGATGGAACTAAAGCTGTTGGAGATGAAATAGTCAAATGTATTGATATGGCTAAAGATGGCATTCATGCTGTCGTTTTAGTATATTCTTGTAGAGCTCGTTTCTCAGAAGAAGAACATGCTACTTTTCTTACTTTGAAAACTTTATTTGGAGAAAAAATTGTTGACTACATGATTCTAGTCTTCACCGGAAAAGATGACTTAAAAGCTGATCGACAGACATTTGAAGATTACTTAGCTAATCAACCTGAAAAAACTCTCCAG GATATAATTGTTTCGTGTGGCAATCGAAAAGTGCTTTTCAATAATAGGACTACCGATGAAAATAAGCGATGGAAACAAGTTCAACAACTTCTCAACCTTGTGGATGGAGTTATATTGAAAAATGAGGGACAACCCTTTACAAATGAGATGTTCAAAAGATTGAAG GAAAGAGCAACTGCAACTGAAAAAGCAGAAACAGCTAGAATGAAAAGGCGTCTACAAAGAGGATATGATATTATGCTTGAACGAATGGCTCGTGAG atGAAATCAAAGTTGGAGGAAGAACTTGGCAAGCTTAGGCAATTgttagaagaagaaaagagtgCTAGACGTGCAGCTGAGGAAAATTATAAATCCTTTCAAATTTCATCaaataaagaaattcaaaaactcAGATGGGATCTTCACCAAGCAAATAGTAAATGTGCCATTCTCTAA